TACCGGTCTTAATGAGACACTAGGAAAAGTGATAGAATCAGAAACAATCATTGATATAACCACAGTGAATTAGATATCTGGGGCCATTGCTGAAGCCCATATATTTAGACTATTATCTAGGAAAAGGGGAAACAAACTGCAGAGATGCAATATGAAGCAGCACCTACGTAGCATCGACAAAATGAAATATCTACCTCAAGTTCAAAATAACGCAAGAATGGTGCTGCCTCTATAAGAGGAGTTAAACCAAGGAGGCTTGCTGTATCAGATGTGCGAACTCTCCATGTGAGATGCCCGAGATTAAATAACACTGGAAACTGTGGTATCTCCAGACCATCCTGAAGGATCAGCACATTACAATTATCAAGAATGTAAAGAACTTTGAAGCAAGATCTGAACAGGAACCACCAAAACCACCTTGAAAAGATTCATGCGTAAGTGAAGAGCTTCCAGTTGATGCAAAGAGCTCCGAAAAGGATGTAGATAAATACTAATAGGATCATAAAGAGCACCAAGATAAACACTAGTTAGCAGAGGAACATTCTCGATGAGCACTTGTGGTGCTCCTATTGTTTCATTGTGGTAACCAAGAGATACCAGATTTGGCGCAGAAACTTCAAAGTTTCTCAAGTTATTAGAATATATAAACAAGTGCttcagagaaagagaggagcCTGAAACTTTTATATTTGAAAGAAGCTCCGAGCCTACTATAACCAACCGCTCAAGAAAAGGACAACTGCTGAGGATGCACTCCAAAATCTCATCCGTAACATTAACGAACTTCAGGCACAGAGACCTCAGGCAAGACAAGTCAAAACGGCATCCGGCTCTTGGAGAAATGAACTTGCTGGGGAATGTGTACCATGTAGAATGGTTCCCTTTGAGAAAGGGTGAAAAGTCCAGCTCCAAATTCTGAACTCTCTTTGCCAACGCTGCTGCTACCCACTCATCTACATAACGCCTTGAGCGATTATTCAAATCGAAACACGCCCTAAGCTCACGAATACTCGAACCTTGATGCGAGTCTAACACCCGATTTACCCATCCAATAAACTTGAACCTTTCCACTCTCAAAGATTTCGTGTTACCCAAGATGCCGTGCTTTGTCTTCGAATCTTCGAAATTCAAGCTACCCGTCGTGTAAGTCCACAACTTTTTCCATCTCCGAGAAAGAACGCTAGTCCTCACAGCTTCCTTCAAGGTCAAAAGGGACAAAATGGAGACAAGAATTTCATGCGGCAGTTCGCTGATCACGTCCTCCTCCGAATCCTTGTTCCTCTCCTCATGCTAACGAATCCAATGcaataggcaaaaaaaaaaaaaaatcccaaaaaccAAACAAGCGCTCATCAGAACACCAAAACACTAAGCCACGACCTtccaaaatacaaaataaacaCAACCATAAGAGCAGGCAGGTGGACATAACATCATCTGTTTTTAACGTTTGAGGTCGCTGGTTCATATGGACAACATGCGCCAGCGCAGGCGTAGCTAGAAACGAAGAGTAGCAGTAATCCGAAGCAATTGCAAGACTAAGCTTCTTTCAAGAAAAGCGCAGGACAAGAAACTGTAGACTCCATCACGAGGAGCAAGTCGACATCTCAGGCACTACGTCTACAAGTTTCGGAGCGACAATGCGATCCGAAAAACGGACAACCGATTCACCTTCGGGGAACCACGTTCCGCGGCACCGGCGGGCGGACGAAACTcttcgtcgccgccgccgtccatGATCACCGGGGACTCGCTCCGAGATGACGGTCAGCAGCCGGAGAGTCTCGAGAAATGTCGACGGAGACGTTGAGAAGTGGCCGGAGAAGGTGCGGGCAAACGGAAATCATCTCGAACGAACGAAGAGCTTATGATCCTGATGCGATTGAGATGGACACCGGAGAGCGTTCCGAGATGGTGATTATCATCAATCACCCAGAGCGGAGATCGCTCTCGCAGCAGGTCGAACGAAACGGCGTGCCGTCCTTGTCGTTTTGTAGTTCGAGCGGGGCCCCTCAGGCGGTGCGGCGCCGCCGTCGCCTTGTAGTTCGATAGGCCGATGGGCCGACCTGATCGCagctttatgattttttttttgtgagccAGGAACCCCGCACAGTCGACAGTTGGGAAGTAATGCGGGAGCGCGCAAAAACTATCACCCATCTGGCGGGTAAGTCGTAAATGATCTGTCAGCCTCCCTACAACTTGCATTACAGGGGCTTCGAACTCCAAACCTCCTACGGAGCCTAGCCAACGGAGCCACCGCGGCGGGTGATATGACAGCTTTATGATTCATTAGTCAATAAGGGAACAATGACAACACAAATGGCGCATTTGATAAcaattttattccgaaaataatttctatgtaTTTTAAGTCATTTTTTCGATTCcggaataaaattgtgtttgatcatcaaatcttcaaaatttctactccaaatcattttcttttaatttttaaataattttattactttttttcctttctgtctCTTATCTTATTCTTCGAGTGGCCGGTTGCCAGCGACCAGTCCaacgacctcaccggagcatcgttggcccttggcgaggccagccctcatcggccaagcctcaccggcaGCTGGGTGAGGCCCGCCTGGCcatcggcgagctcgccggaccaaTCGCCAGTAACCGACAATGGTGGGCAGCGAACGGCGAACGCCAGGCAAATGGTGACTGTGGCGGCGACActagatgaagaaaaagaaaatggaaaagaagaagagaaaatatgagCATGATTCTAGAATGGTTCCCGGGAACGagaataaactttttttttattattcttgattatgttccaaatctagttccaggaacaaaaaaatagaaatttgttcccgaaaataaaaaatttattaaaccatccgttccaaaactactcctgaaaacaaaagaaaaaaatttggtacTATTTGGCCAATTACCAAATAGGCCCAAAGTCTCTCACCTTTAACTCAATATTGCTTAATGTGGTCCCTAAATTTTAATCCATCATATAACGTGATCCTCTAACTcttaatttgtgaatttttgttATATATTTAAGTTAGTTTCTAgactataaaaaaatattttgtattgtTCCTAATCTTGAATTAGTGTAAGGATTATAtcgaacattttcatataaatcataGACTATATCGAACAAataattgaagtccataaaccacactaaaaaatttaaaagtccaTAAAcaacattgcacattaagtcAAAGTTCGAAAACTATATGTGTCATGGTCCCAAAATAACAATAATCAATTTCTTTATCACCATATCATACTCGATAAAGTAAGAGGAAATTATAGAAATGGTCCTTAGAGTTTAGCTCATTGTATAATAttatccctaaaattttaatttattcaatgcgatccctaaattatttataaatggTCAATGTAATATTTCCATTTGCTCAAACGACCAATTAAATGTTTTTCAATGACATGAATCACTATATAATGAGTTGTACTTTTAAGAATGATAAATCAACACATCTATCTTTTTATTTAGAAGAAAATTAGAGCATTAACACATATATAACATTGATCTAATGACGTAAATTATTATATCCTCATTTAAATTGGATATTCTATTTTGATAAtccaagtttttttattttatttgccattGTTTAAACTTAATTAACTTGAACTAACGGAGGTACGgtattgaacattttcacataatgtaaaactagattgaacatttactaATAGTTCAAGAACAAGAGTGAACGAATCAAAAGCCCGAAGACATCATTGCACATGGGACATAAATCTAAGTACCATGTCATTTTTTCTTGTAGAAATGTCCTAAGCATCGACCGACGACATCAGTGAAAGACTACATGGCGCCGGTATGCGCAGTGCGCACTCGGAAACTATGTGTGGTTCTCTGGTGGATTTATTAACTTCCAAACGGACGGACACCAAGAACCGTTGAAACCAAAAGAAGCGAAACTGATCCCCGCACGGCTGAGAAAATGGCGATCGCCGCCACGCTCTCTTCTTCAACCTCGTCGCTGCTCGTCTCGCCCGCCAGCCCTTCGACTTCGACCAATGCCCGTCCCGCGCTCCCCCAAGTCCCCCGCCCTCGCTCGAGTTCAAGCTCGCGCGCCAGAGCAGCAAGCATTCGCCCGCCGAGACCGCGAAGGCtggccgccgccaccaccaccgcagACGCTCGCGGGAGAACGAGCGTCGTCGCTCGCTCCGCTGCTGCGTCGCCGCCCTCGCCCGCTTCGCCTCTGCCGTCGGCTCTTCTGTTCGACTGCGACGGAGTGCTCGTGGACACCGAGAAGGACGGCCACCGGATATCCTTCAACGATACTTTCCAAGAAGTAACATTCGCCGCGTCCCCTGCTTTTTGCCTTCGCACTTCTTCCCTGTAGTTATTGCTTTGGTATTGGTTCGTTCGATGGTGCGGAATGGGATGGCCTCGGCATTGTAAGAAAGTCTATAGCTTCTTTCGCATATTGGGTTGTTTTTTTCACGATTAGACCGGAGACTTCGTGGTGTTAAAAGATGTTAAAAGCATGAGGAACGCGAGCTAGCTTTCTTAGTAATTGGGAAATTTGATGAGTTCCCTCTATTCGATTCGTTTTAAGAGATTCAACCGGACTTTTTTAGTGAAGCCGGAATGGTGGGCTCAGCATCTTTTGCTCTGAAGTTGAGCGTTTGCTTATGATTTCTTCTCCTGAAGTTTTTCGAGAAGCTTTAATCTTCAGAGAGAAATCAATCGAGACACCAGGTCGTGTTTTCATATTtcttgtaaaaaaatttcatgaatgaacCAATACCTTCTAGTGGGATGTGAAAACTGTGGTGTTTTGCTGTAATGTAGATTAGGTGGTTCTTGATGGGAACAGAGGAGGTAATTCTGTTGAAATTTTAATTGCACCTTATAACTATGGCTCGATGATTTACATGCATTAATGCTAACATCCGGTTGATCATAATTTTCTCAGAAAGAATTGGGCGTCACCTGGGATGTAGATTTGTATGgagaacttttgaaaattggCGGAGGAAAAGAAAGGTATCTTCTCATTATTTTCCGTGAATTCTGGAGTTAAATTGTGTAGGCCTGTAAAGATTCATTGAAGAAATTCTCTAAATTTGAGAAGAATACGGTCAACATAGCCATTCAAGCTCGAGAGGGGAAGAATGTTAAATTGATATTTAACTAGACATATGTTTGCAGGATGACAGCGTATTTCAATAAGACAGGATGGCCTGAAAAAGCGCCAAAGAgtgaagaggagaggaagaaattcATTGCTTCTCTTCACAAGCGAAAGACAGAGTTGTTCATGGCCcttattgaaaagaaattgcTGCCCCTTCGACCTGGTGTTGCAAAGTTCGTTGTCATGGCTCCTTTTcagtttctctatttttatgctttcgccaaaaaaaagagagtatttTTATGCCAGTTTATCTGCTTGCACGGTTTTtgctcttttaatttgttaaggTCATCTCCCATCCGTTTCACCTTCTGACCAGACTGGTTTCACTATTATGACTTCCACACTGATGGAAAATGAATAGTTACGTGTCTCTCTATTTGGATGCCCTCTGGATCTAAGAATTGCAATAAACAATTTATAAGACTTGAAAGAGGAACTTCCATTagcgtctttttttttttttttaactgtagTTTATCCTGGCCTAAACTTAGATGTTAAGCACACCTCTGTTTAGTTACTGGAATCCTATTCTTGTGCAAGATCCCATCGGTGGACAATGACTACAGATATGTGCTCTTTTGTCGGCAATTGTAAATTTGATGCAAAAGATTAATTAGCATCCATATCCAAATGTCTAATTCCGCTGTAGGAATGTGTATACTTCCAATGCACTTCTTTAGAAGCTGATAAGCA
The sequence above is drawn from the Eucalyptus grandis isolate ANBG69807.140 chromosome 11, ASM1654582v1, whole genome shotgun sequence genome and encodes:
- the LOC104426202 gene encoding F-box/LRR-repeat protein At2g42730, which encodes MDGGGDEEFRPPAGAAERGSPKHEERNKDSEEDVISELPHEILVSILSLLTLKEAVRTSVLSRRWKKLWTYTTGSLNFEDSKTKHGILGNTKSLRVERFKFIGWVNRVLDSHQGSSIRELRACFDLNNRSRRYVDEWVAAALAKRVQNLELDFSPFLKGNHSTWYTFPSKFISPRAGCRFDLSCLRSLCLKFVNVTDEILECILSSCPFLERLVIVGSELLSNIKVSGSSLSLKHLFIYSNNLRNFEVSAPNLVSLGYHNETIGAPQVLIENVPLLTSVYLGALYDPISIYLHPFRSSLHQLEALHLRMNLFKDGLEIPQFPVLFNLGHLTWRVRTSDTASLLGLTPLIEAAPFLRYFELELEWTEPWRRRNAKKVNATPNQYLKVVKICGFRGYAVDSEILSYLLERATMLEEIVVDPHACLTEGTAMEEEQAARKMAEQLKPKLPHAANLIIL
- the LOC104427804 gene encoding CBBY-like protein, with translation MAIAATLSSSTSSLLVSPASPSTSTNARPALPQVPRPRSSSSSRARAASIRPPRPRRLAAATTTADARGRTSVVARSAAASPPSPASPLPSALLFDCDGVLVDTEKDGHRISFNDTFQEKELGVTWDVDLYGELLKIGGGKERMTAYFNKTGWPEKAPKSEEERKKFIASLHKRKTELFMALIEKKLLPLRPGVAKLIDQALAKGVQVAVCSTSNEKAVSAIVSCLLGPERAEKIKIFAGDVVPRKKPDPAIYLLAASTLSVDPSSCVVVEDSAIGLAAAKAAGMKCIVTKSGYTAEEDFVNADAVFDCIGDPPEERFDLTFCGSLLEKQYVS